In Pelagicoccus sp. SDUM812003, the genomic stretch GCGCCAGCCGCCACCCCCGTCGGAAAACGATTACATCGAAGGTGATCTGCCCAAGGCGGACCAGTTCCCCAGCAAGGACGCCTGCGAAGCGGCCTTGGCCGATCTCGACACCGAAAACACCGTCGATCTGACGCAGCTTTTCGAGATGAAAGTCGAGCCGCTGGCTTCCGAAGTTCGAGCGCTCGGGGCGGAGCTCGAGCCCAAGCCCGGCCGCAAGACCGCCCTCGAAGCGCTCTTCAAGCACTGCCGCGAAAACAAGCGCCTTTTCAAGGATATCGGATTCTTGGATACGACTGACGATGGCTACGGTTTCGTGGTGCATCCAGCGAGCAACTACCAGCTCAAGCCGGAGAGCGTCTACGTGCCGGCCAGCCTGATCAAGGAGTACAGCTTGAAGCGTGGCCACGAAGTCGAGGTGATCGCGGTAGCCCCAGAAGAAAACATGCGCTGTCCGGTGGCCTTGCGCATCGTTTCGGCGATGGGTAGCAAGCCGGAGGAAATGGCCAACGTGACGCCCTTCGAAGACCTCATCCCGTACTATCCCACGGAGCGTTTGGTGCTGGAGACGCCCATGCCCTCCAACAACAAGAAGGACGTTTCCATGCGCGCCTTCGACCTGCTGACGCCGATCGGATTTGGCCAGCGCGGGCTGATCGTAGCGCCGCCGCGCACCGGCAAGACTGTGCTGCTGCAGGGACTGGCCAACTCCATCCAGGAGAACTGGCCGGACGCGCACCTGATTGTCCTGCTCATTGACGAGCGACCGGAAGAAGTGACCGATTTCAAGCGCCGCGTGAACGGCGAGGTGGTGAGCTCCACCTTCGACGAAACGCCGACCAGCCACGTCCACGCGGCCGAAATGGTAGTTGAAAAAGCCCGACGCATGGTGGAACAGGGCAAGAAGGTGATCATTCTTCTCGACTCCATCACCCGTCTCGCTCGCGCATACAACGCATTGGCGAGCAACAGCGGCAAGATCATGTCGGGCGGTATCGAAGCCACCGCCTTGCAGAAGCCGAAACGATTCTTCGGCTCCGCACGCAATATCGAGGAAGGCGGCAGCCTGACCATCATGGGTACTGCTCTAGTGGATACAGGCAGCAAGATGGACGAAGTCATTTTCGAAGAGTTCAAGGGCACTGGCAACATGGAGATCCACCTCGATCGCGACTTGATCAACAAGCGTATCTTCCCCGCCATCAATTTCGAGCGCAGCGGCACCCGAAAGGAGGAGCTGCTCTACCACCCGCAGGAGATGGAAAAGGTCTACAGTCTGCGTCGCGTGATGCAGGGCGTGCCAGGCGTGGAAGCCATGGAGATGCTTATCAAGCGCCTCAAGGTCACCAAGAACAACGTGGAGTTCCTGATGTCGCTCAAGTAGCGATCTGCGCTTGTCGCAACGGTATTGTTTTTTCACGGCCGCTTCCTCTCTGGGAGGCGGCCGTTCGCTTGTCTCGATTCAGCCTGAATGGGCGCCGGTTTTTAAGGCTGGATAAGGTGCTCGAGCTGGGCTTTTATGTTCAGGCCAATGGCGGACGCAACTCTCATCCTACAGATCGTCGAATCCCGTGGACTTGTATCCAGCGAGCAACTTCAGCTCTTGCGGGATTCCTTGGAGACGGAGAGCGACGAGGACGTGCTGGAGGCGCTTTCGACCAAGGGCTACGTGGATCGCAAATCCGTTTTGCGAGCGGTGGCGGAGGAGTTCGCGATCGACTCCATCGATTTGTCGACCGCGAATTGGCCGCAGAATCCCAAGGAGCTTTTGGACGAGGAGCTGGCCAGGCGGTTCAAGGTGTTTCCCTTGGCGAAGAACCGCAATCGCCTGCGGGTCGCCGTTTCCGATCCCTTGATGGAGCTGGACGTGCTCTCCCATTTGCTCGGACTGCAGGTCGAGCCCTGCCTTGCATCGGAGGAGGATGTGGAAATCGCCATCGACGCCTCCTACCTCGCCCCGCATGAGGGCGCCGCAGCGCGCCTCAGCCGAGAGGAGCGTCGGCTCGTGGAAGAGGTTTCTCTGGCCAAGCGATCGGTGGAGATCAAGAGCTCGCTCAAGGGCGAGGACGACGCTCCGATCATTCGCTTGGTGCAGGTGCTGATCTCGGAGGCCATCCGCATGCGAGCTTCCGATATCCACCTGGAACCTCTGGAAGCGCGTTTTCGGGTGCGCTACCGCGTGGACGGCATTTTGCAGGAGGTGCCCAATCCGCCGCCGCGTCACCTTCAGCTGCCGGTGATTTCCCGCATCAAGGTGATGGCGAAGATGAGCATTGCGGAGAAACGATTGCCGCAGGACGGTCGCATTCAGGTCCGGGTGGAGGGCGAGGAGTACGATCTGCGCGTTTCCTCCCTGCCGACCACCTACGGGGAGAGCATCGTGATGCGCATCCTCGACAAGACCAGCTTGATGATGGGCATGCCGGAGCTCGGCTTCCTGCCCGACGATCAGGAGGACTTCGAGCGATTGATCACCCTGCCGGACGGCATTTTGCTGGTCACCGGCCCTACAGGTTCGGGCAAGACCACCACGCTCTACAGCTGCCTTCACTTTCTCAACAAGCCCGACCGCAAGATCATCACGGTGGAGGATCCGATCGAGTATCAGCTCAACGGGATCAACCAGGTGCCGGTGAAGAAGGAGATCGGCATGAGTTTCGCGGCGGCGTTGAAGGCCATGCTTCGCCAGGCGCCTAACATCATCATGGTGGGGGAGATTCGCGATCGCGAGACGGCGGAGATCGCTATCAACGCCTCGCTGACGGGTCACATGGTTTTTAGCACGCTGCACACCAACGACGCCCCTTCCGCGGTGACGCGTCTAGTGGACATCGGGGTAAAGCCGTACTTGGTGGCGACCTCTCTGCGAGCGGCTTTGGCTCAGCGTCTGGTAAGACGGAGCTGTCCGGCCTGTCGCGAACGGTACGAGCCGAGCCTGCGCGAGCTGGCGGCGATCGGACTGGACGCCACCACTGCGGCGAATTCTACCTTCATGCGCGGCCGCGGTTGCCCGGAGTGCCATGGGCTGGGGTTTCGAGGGCGCTTCGGGGTATTCGAGCTCTTTCGAGTCAACGAGGAAGTGGAACGGCTGATCTACACCGGTGGCGCCACCAGCCAGCTGCGCTCGCTCTCCCGCCAGCTCGGCATGCGCACCATGCGGGAGGATGGCGTGCGCAAGGTCATGGCGGGCATGACCACGATCGAGGAAGTGCTTTCGGTCACCGTGGCGGAGCCGCTGGGGGTCTAGTTCGAGTCGCTTGAGCAGCCGCCGCGTCCTGACGATCTGAGAGGAAGAATCGGCCATCGGCCTTGCCCGGCTAGCCGACAGGGGCGGGTGGTACGCATGGACGCGTAGGGGAGATTCGTGTCGCTGCGGAGCTCAGGTGGAGCCTCATTTGGACGATAAAGCAGCTATATGAGCTACGAAATGGATGAACTGCTGGATCTGGTCTTCGAAGAGGACGCATCCGACCTTCACATTCAAGTCGGACGACCACCCACGCTGCGTCTGCATGGGGAAATGGTTTCCGTGGACGGACCGGATCTGACTCCGAGCGACACCGAGCGCTTGATGCAGTCCATCACTCCCGAGTCCTACATCCAGTCGCTCAAGATGGAGGGCAGCGCCGACTTCGGTTTCGCGTTCCGCGACAAGTCCCGTTTTCGCGTGAGCGTGCTGAAGGCGAAGGGCTCCTATGGCCTGGTGCTTCGCCAGATTCCCAACGATTTTTTCGCTCTCGATCAGATCGGGATCCCGGACAAGATTCGCGACTTGCTGTACCGTCCGCGCGGGCTGGTGCTGGTCACCGGGCCGACCGGTTCAGGCAAGAGCACCACGCTGGCCTCCATGATCAACTACATCAACGAGCGCCGCAGCGGGCACATCATCACCATCGAGGATCCGATCGAATACTACCACGATCACAAGAAATGCATCGTGACGCAGCGTGAGGTCGGGGTGGATGTGACCACCTTTTCCGAAGCGATCCGCCGGGCCCTGCGTCAGGACCCGGACGTGATCCTAGTGGGCGAAATGCGCGACCTCGAGACCATCGAGGCGGCTATCAGCGCCGCGGAAACGGGACATTTGGTTTTCGGCACCTTGCATACCAACAGCGCCGCCAAGACCATCGACCGAATCGTGGACGCGTTTCCGGCGAACATGAAGGAGATGATCCGCACTCAGCTGGCGTCTTCGGTGGTAGGCGTCATCTCGCAGGTGCTTTGCAAGAAGATCGGTGGCGGCCGTGTCGCGGGGCTGGAGATCATGGTGACCACCACCTCGATCAGCGCCTTGATTCGCGACAACAAGACCTACCGCATCAACTCCGACATCCAGACCGGAGCTGCGCTTGGTATGATAACTATGGATACGCACCTGCTGAGCTTGTACAATCGCGGCTTGATCACAGCTCGCGAGTGCTTCGAGAAATCTCAGGAGCCGGAGGACATGCGCAAGCGTCTCATCGATCTGGGAGCCGAGCTGGAGGATTCCTGAAAACCTCCTGCGGCTCGCGTTCTCGCTTTCGACTGGCTCGACTCGCTTTGGGTCGAGCTTTTTTTTTGGTTTTTGGGCTAGAGAGCGATGTCCTTTGCGAGGGTGTTGCTCAGGCTGTCGCGAAGCTCCATCAGCTTTTCCCCATCGGTCTCGGTATTCGGGTCCACGTTGCTAAGGTAGAGGGTATCGATGGCGATGCCGCGCTCGGTATTGATGCGGGCGAAGGTGATGTCGAAGCCGTGCTTGTAGATCGCGTAGGAGATCTGGTAGAGAAGGCCCAAGTGGTCGGTGGCCTGTACTTCCAGAATGGTGCGCTGCAGAGAGAGCTCGTGATAGACGTCGACCCGCGGCTCGAAGCTTTCCGCCAGAGGATTCTCGTCGCGCTTGAATAGGTCGGCCGCCTCCCTGCGCATGATGTCCTGGATGCGTGGATACAGGTCTTTGTTGGAGACCAGAGCGTCGCTCACGGCGTCGGCGAAAATCTTCTGGGCCTGGTCGGAGCTGGCGTTTCCGCGGCCGCTTTCGGTCACGTAGAAGGTGTCGATCGCGATGTGGTCGTCTCGTGAAATGGCCTTGGCGCTGAGGATGTTGAAGCCCGCGATGTTGAGGGCTCCGGCCAGCTTGTGGAAGAGTCCGGCTCGGTCCCAGGTGATGATGTTCACCACCGTGAGGCTTCGATTGATGTCGTGGTACCAATCGATGACTGGGGCGAGGGCTCCGACGGATTCCGCGGTATTGATCTCCTGCAGCAGCTGGTTGATCATCTGGATGTGTTTGATGATCTCCTGCTGGGAGGTGTTGATGAAGTAGCGATCTGGGAGCAGGCTGAAGTGGGCGTTGATCTCCTCCTTGCCGACACCTTCGATGCTGAGCGCGAGCAATTCCTTCTGCGTCATGTTGCGATGCTCCTCGTGCTTCTCCTCGAGGCGGCCCTCGGCTGCGAACACATCCAAACTGCGCCGGTATAAAGTGGTGTGGAGCGTGTCCTTGTACTGATTCCAGAGGCCCTTGGCCGTCCCCCTCGCATCGCAGAACGTGTGCACGTACAGCAGTCTAAGTCGTTCGGGAGTCTCGACTTGTTTGGCGAAGGCTTTTGCGGCTTCAGGGTCATCGATGTCGAACCGTTGCCAAAATCGCGCCATCTGCAGGTGATTTTTGATAATAAAGCGGACCAGCCCTCGATTTTCCTCGTCGATCTGCAGGCGATCGAGAATGGGCTCGGCCAGTTCCACGCCGGTTTCCGCATGGTCCCGGATGGCGATCCCCTTGCCGATGTCGTGGAGCAGGAGGATCAGGTAGATCAGGTTGGGCAGCCGGAGTTCGTGCAAGGCTTCGCGGTAGTTGCGATACATGCGGTCCGGGTTGGAAAATATTTCATCGAGTTCCCTAATGGTATGAAGCGTATGCACATCCGCGGTGTAGCGATGGTAGTACTCGTGCTGCACCAGGCAGGTGAGTCTTCCCCATTCGGGAACGAAGGCTCCGAGCACGCCGAGCTCGTGCATTTCGGAGAGCGTGGGGTAGACGTTGCCGGTCTCCTGCAGGATGGTGCGGAAGCTGAGATTTGCGTCCGGGGACTGCCGCACGCCGTCGTCGATTTTCTCGAGCGATGCTCGAATTAGAGCGCTCAGCTCAAAATCTAGCTCGACGTTGTTCTGCTGTTTGTGGCGGAAGACACGTATCAGTCGGGCGGGCTCCTCTTCGAAAACCGCGGGGTTCTCGGTGGTGATCAGCTTGCCCCGAATCACGAAACCGTCGACGTTCTTGATGCGTTCCTTTCGCCGGGCCATGAGGAAGGACTTCACCGATTCGAGGGCGCTTTTCTTGCTGCTCTCCTCGTTGGAGAGGGCCAGTCGCTTTTCGACGTTCTTGGAGATCCGGTAGATGGTCTGGGCGCGTTGATAGTAGTCGCGCATGAAGGCTTCCACCCGTTTCAGGATATCGCGTTGGGTGTAGCCGAGGCGGCGCGCCACCTTTGGCTGGGCTTCGAGGGAAAGCAGATCGCTGGGGCGCTTGATTCGAAAGTGCAGCTCGTTGCGCACGCGCAGCAGGTAGTCGTAGGCCTCCTTGAATTCGGCGAGCTCCTGCTTGCTGAGATAGTTCAGCTCGGAGAGGCCCTCCACTGTAGTGAGGTTGAGCCGCACGCGAGCCATCCAGAGGGTATTGTGGTAGTCGCGTAGACCGCCGACGCCGCTTTTGATGTCCGGCTCCTGCATGAAGACGCTGCCGCCGAACTTTGCTCGTCGGCTGCGCTGGTCGTCGAGGCGCTCCTTGATGTACTCCTTCGGTTTCTCCTTGCGGTAGAACAGGGTGTAGGAGGATTGGAAGCCCTCGAAAAGCGGCTTGGAGCCAGTGATCAGACGCGCCTCCAGCAGGGCGGTCTTGGTTTGGATGTCGGCTTTGGCCTCGGAGAAGGCCTCGTCGATGGTTCGCGTGGAGTGGCCCACTTTCAACCCGGCGTCCCAAAGCGGGTAGAGCACTTCGCGCACCAGGATCTCCTGGGCGGTATCGAGATCCTTCTTGGCCGTGTTGGGCGGGTAGAGGAACATGATGTCGATGTCGCTCAGCGGGCAGAGCTCTTCGCGTCCGTAGCCGCCGAGGGCGATGACGGATACGGCGATCTCGTTGTCCACGGTGGCTTCCTGTGCCTTTTCGATGGCCGGGTCAGCCAGGGCGATGATGAGGGAATCGATCATCAGCGAGCGGGCTTTGGAAATGTCCAAGCCGGTGCCGCCGTTGCGATGCTCCTCCTTGATGACAGCCGTCTCCGACTTGAGGAAGCTCTTCAGGGCGGCGAGCTTCTTGGCGGGCGTTGTGTCGTTTGCGAAGTTCAGCTGGCTGGCGACTTCGCTTTTCAATCTCTTCTCAAAGGCTTGGATCATCGTCGAAAAGGATCGCGCCCGGTGGAGGGGGCGCGGTTTCGACTGCGAGAAAGATGCAAGAGGCCGGACGGGTCAACAGCCAAGCTAGGCGAACTCCCTAGAGGTCCTTTCGCAGGAAGCGCTTTCGGGATCGCGGCACCAGCCAGAGCCAGCTGAAGGCGGCTGTGGCGATGAGCGCCGCCGCTTCGATGGCGAGATAGAGCGGGACGGTGTCGGGCTTCTCCTGAGCGAGATGCGTGAAGGCGATGGAGCTGAAGCCGAACCAGAACGCCATGGGGATAGCGACGGCCAGCATGATGGCCAGCCGCGCGCCGCTCAAAGGGGCGGTCTGGTTGTGCTTGAGCTGGAGAACGCTGAACTGCCAGATCGCCGCAGGCGCCAGCACCACCAGGGTGAGGGCGAGGCCGAGCAGGGCGGTGTGAAAGTCGAACCAGGTGAAGAGAGAGCCCATGCGGTAGTGGACCGCAAACTGCAGGGCGGGAAAGAAAACCAGCAAGGCGAGGCTTAGGCAAGTGGCGGAGCGAAGGATCAGTTTTTCGGTGAAACGAAAGCATTCGGCCCGTCCCAAGCGCGTCAGAAAGACGGACAGCTCGGCTGGCGTGTAGGTGGCGAGACCGATCATGGGAACGATCATGGCGATGAATCCGATGGAGTTGAATGCTTTCAGGGGTTCCTGCAGGTCGCTGGACATCGCGGTCGAGGTCGCGTAGAGGGCGAGGTAGGAGGCGAGAAATCCCAGGATGTAGATCAAGGTCAAGCGCCCGGGGCGCCGCATGGCGCGGGGAAAGCCAGTCGAGGCCTCGTAGGTGTTTCGGATCCTTTGCTGCACGGAATCCTGAGCGGCTGGAAAAATCCGTTGCTTCGGGCTCCACCGGTTCTTTCTGGAATGCATGACCTCTGCGAGCTTCTTGGTATCATTCGAATAGACGGGCGGTAGGCCAGCGCGATGCAGCCGTATCCAGTTTTTGATAACGACTGGATCCATGATCAGCGTCGCTCCGATAGGCAGCAGCGCCGCGGCCACCAAGCCAGACAAGGTAACCTGATCCGCGAATTCGATAAGCTGTGTCTTGAAGGGAGCGCTAGCCAGCAGGGCGACCACCAGGGCGATGTGAAAACCGGTCACCACGAACTTGGGGCGCGAGCTGCGGGCTTGGGTGAGGAGCCAGGCGAGATTGAACAGGGACGCGTAAAGCAGTGGCAATGCGTGACCTTCCATCCCCAATCGAAAGGCGAGCCCCGTGCATGCGGCACCCAAGGCGATGGTCGCAAGGGTGTCGCCCAACAGACTGTGGCGGCGCGGTGGCAGCACGGGGTAGCAGGCCCGCGCTCTGATCGCGATCTGGGTTTGGGAAAGCATCATGCAAATGGCGAACACGATGCCGCAAAGAATGAAAATCGTCCCGTATCCGGTTTGTGGATCTGTGAAGAAGCTGATGCTTGGAACGAAGAAATACCCGAAGAAGCCGATTGCCAGCGTCGGTTGCTTGAACAGCTTTAGTCGACTAGACAGTAGCATGGCGAGGCGCGTTTGAGGTTGAACTGAGCAGAGGGTAAATCGCTTCGAGGTTGAGCGACCGTTCGCGGATCTCCAGCCCATGGGACGTTTCGAATGCGGAGCGATGGGTTTCGGGATCGCGCACGAGCAGGACGCGTTGGGAGAAATCCCCATGCTGTTGAAGAACGTAGGCCTCCTCGAAGCGCTCGGGGAGAGCTTGTCCTGGGGCGGCGGATACGGTCCACTCGGCGTAGCGCTCCTTCAGTTCGTCGAGATCGGAGTCGGCGATGAGCTGGCCGGACTTAAGGAACCAGACGTGGTCGATGACTTTTTCCACGTCGACTAGAATGTGGGACGAGATGATGATGGAGCTCTCCTCGGTGCTGGCGATGCTCAGGAGGAAGCGCAGCAGGTTCGCGCGCGATTCGGGATCCAGAGCGCTTGCCGGCTCGTCGAGCAGCAGCAGCTTCGGGTGGTGGCAGACTGCCAAGGCGATGGCGAGCTTCTGGCGATCTCCCGTCGAGAGGGTCGCGACCTTCGCTTCCCGATCGAGGTGGAAGGCCTCGACCAGTTCCGTTTCCCGCTGCCTGTCCCAGTTTTTATAATACGAGGCGATGTAGCGCAGGTGCTCGTCCACCGTCAGCCAGTCCAGGAAATCGCTTTCCTGTTGCACGAATCCGATTTGCGAAAGCGCCTCGCTCCCGATCGCGTCAGCTGGGACGCCTAGGGTGCGGATGGAGCCGGAGCTGGGCAGGACTAGCCCGACGACGCTTCTGAGCAGGGTGGTTTTTCCGGAGCCGTTGGGGCCGAGCAGGCCCACGATGCTGCCAGGCTTGCAAGCGGTGGTGATCTCGTCGAGGGCGACCTTCAGGTCGAAGCGTTTGGTGAGCTGGTTGATTTCGAGAGGGCTAGTCATGGGATTTGTTTTGTTTCAGCAGGGCTTTGAAGATCTTAACGGCGTCGGCTTGGGAAACGCCCAGCTGATGGGCGAGAGCAGCGGCGTCGCGTAGGGCGTTTTTCATGGCGTCCTCCACGGTTTGCTTGGGGGAGGCGTCTAGCTGCGGAGCCACCACGAGCGGTTTGCCGCGCTGACGCAGCAGGGCGCCGTCGCGCTCCAGCAGGTTGTAGGCTTTGCTGATGGTCATCGGATTCAGACCGATCTGAGCCGAAAGCGCCCGGGTGGACGGAAGCTCGTCGCCCGGCTTCAGATGATCGAGCGCGATCTGCCGCTTGATCTGCTCGATCAGCTGCCGGTAGGCGGGAACGCCGCTGTGGTGTTCGATTCGGATCAGCATCTTATGTGTATAAGTGTATTAGTTTGGTAATGCACTTGGTCAAGGAAGAATTGGATGCCGGGTTTCCGGTGACGGGTTTCGGGTGGCGCCCGACGTCTCGGCGGGCGCTGAAGCTGTAGCTCGCCGCGCTGAGGCGCGAGGTCGATGGCGGGTCAGCGCCCCGCCCTACAGGTGGGACAAGCTGATGGCGGGTCGGCGCCCCGCCCTGCAAGAGGGACAAGCTGGTGGCGGGTCAGCGCCCCGCCCTACAGGTGGGGGGGGCGTCGGGCTCCTAGTCGACTTCGATGGCGATGCTTTCCGAGTGGCTGTTGAACTCGGGCGCGTACATGCACTGGATCTCGGCGATACCGGTCTGGTAGCGGCCTTTGAGTTGGACGCGGGTCGAGTACTCGAAGACGTAGGTTCCGGCGTCGAGTTGATCGATGAAGAAGTGGCTGGCGGTGTCGCGGGTGCTTTGGAAATAGCCTAGGCCGTCTTGGTAGCGTTGCTGGCTGATCACGTCGACCGGCTCGGTGCCGCTGCCGCGCTGGTCTTTTAGGTGCAGGTATTCCATGTCGCGGTCGCTGCGCAGGATAAGGCGAACGACCAGTTCATCGCCGACGGAGACGGGGCCGTCGACCGCTTTTAGCACGGGACCTTGAGCGGTGGTTTCCTTGACGAACAGCTGTTTCTCTAGGGTGAGCGGGGTGGCGGTATGGGCAGTGATATTCTCCATGTCTTCGAGGTACTGCCAGTGAAGGCTGCCCCAGCTCACGCCTTGGTCGGGCTTGGAGACGGTGATCTGCCCCATGGCGGGCTCGATCTCACCGGGGGTAAACGTCTTCTGATAGAAGCCGGTGCCGGCTTCCACGTTTTCCGGCTTCACTTCGTAACTCCCTAGGGTGACGGAGACCAGCTCGTCCGAGGACAGAAGATCGTCGCCGCGCAGGAGCAGGGCGTAGATGGCGTCGGCGGTGCCTTTGGTCGTTTTCCAGCTGTTGGTTTGCTTTTGCTTGATCAGCCAGACCTTCAGGTCTTCCACTGCTTGAGCGTCTTGGGCCACTTCGTCGAAGGCCTCGATCATGAGGGCTTGGGTTTCGATAGGAGCCTGATGCCACCACCAGCTTCTGTCATTGCCAGACCAATACATGCCCATCTCTTCCGACTTGAGGCTGCGTTCGTTGAGTGATCGCACGATGTCGATAGCGGTTTTACCCTCGCCGAAACGCTGCAGAGCGAGGGCCAGCTGAGCCTGATTTTGGCGGGAGGAAACGTCGAGCCAGCGCGCCTTCGCCTGCTCGATGAAGAAATCCACCGCTTCGCGATGCGATTCGGAGATGGGGCGATCGGCGAGGAAGAAGCTACGTCCGTAGAGGTAGAGGCATTCCAGGGGAGCGGGCGCGTAGGCCTGAGGACTATCGAGTTTCTGGACGTCTTGGTAGCGGTCTTTTATCCAATCGTCCAAAGCCGGAAGCGCGTCGAGGGCGAGCTGCATATCGGTTTCGACTCCAAGGTGGCGCAGGCGTCCGAATCCGGTGGTGATGTAGAGGCTTATGTAGTGATCAGTCCAGTATCCGGAAAACCATGACCAAAGACTGCTATCGTCGTGGCGACGTTGCTCCAGCTTTCGCAAGGCCTGGGTCGCTTCGGATTGGAGCCGGTTCTCGTCGAAGAGAATGCCGAGGCGTCGTTTGGCTTGGCTCTCGCTTTTGGCGTCGCGCAGCCAAGGCGTTTCTTCGATGAGCATCGATTTGAGTTCCTGGTTTTTCTCTAGCGGACTATCGAGGGCCGAGGTGTTTTTCCAGAGGTCGAAGATGCGGCGAACCTTAGGGTCGGAACGCGCGATATGAGCGGCGAGGGCATTGGCGTAGTAGCGATTGAAAAGCTGTTCGTTGCACTCGTAGGCGTACTCCATGAGATAGGGCAGAGACTGGACCGCGTACCAGATCGGTTGGGAGACCATCTGCACGTTCAGGCTTTGGTGGACCAAGGAGTCGGAGTTTTCGGATTCGAGGAGTTTCTCGAAACGAAAAACCTTTTCGCCGTTTCCGCGTATGGGAAGCGGTAGCGATTCGGTGACCAGTATTCGTCGACTGAGTACAGGAAGGTAACCCTCCTCTCCATCGCTGAGACTGTCGGAAGCTCCCACCACCTTGTAGCTCAGCACTCGGGCTCCATCAGGCGTCTTGAGGCGCCAAGAGTAGGAGCGCGATGCCTTAGCTGGTACGTCGAAGGCTTGTTCGGTCTGGCGGATGCCCAGCTCGTCGCTCACGTCTTGGAGGGAAGCTGCTTCGGCGAAGGTGAGGCGCAGCTGGCCGGACTGGGCATCGTCGGAAAGGTTGGTGACCTTTACCGTGAACTCCACCTCGTCGCCCTCTCGGAGAAAGCGTGGCGGATTGGGCTGCACCATGAGGTCCTTGGCGGTGACGGCGGAATCGCTGAGGAAGCCCACACGGGTGTCCTTGTCGTGAGCCAGCCCCATGAAACGCCAGCGGGTCAAGGTGTCGGGCAAGGTGAACTGGATCTTCACGACCCCGTCTTCATCGGAAAGCAGGTGCGGGAAGAAGAAGGCGGTCTCGGCGAGATTGGCGCGGGATTGGACTTGGTCGAGGGCGGGCGGAGGCGGGGCGGCTCCGCCGACTTCGGTATTCGCGGTGTAGGAAAGGAGGGCTTCGTTTCCCGTGGCGCCCGTATCCTGCATGGTTTGTATCGTCGTCACGGATATGGCGGAGCCGTGGTCGGCAAGCCGTGTTTTCATTCGTGATCCGGCGAGCGTCGATACGGCGCGATATCCCTCATGGTCCACATCGGCTACGCTGAAAGGGGAAAGTTCATAGATTTCCTCAAGGCCTGGCATCATCGTGGGAATCGGAAAGGATGGGTAGTTCCAGCTTGTATCCAAATTCTTGTACTCTCTAGGGAAGTTCAGATGGTACTGGTGAGGGAAATTGTTGAAGCGACGGAAGCGGTAGTTGTTTTCCTGACGATAGGTCGCGATGGACTGAGTCCATGAGTGCGAGCGGAACTGGTCCAGGGAGGCGTCGTAAAGACAAGCCAGCATTTCTGCGGCAGCCAGTTCCGATTCCGGTCCGGTGATGGTGGCCGTCCAGGTTTCCCGCTGCCCGGGTTCGAGTTTGCTGCGAAAGCTTTCCCAGTCGATCTGCAGGCGCTTGTTGCTCCAAGGAACGTTAATCTGCTCTTGAACAAGGTAGGCTCGGTTGTCGCGCACGAAGGTAAGGCTTAGGGTGAAACCGCCCCGCAGCTCATCTGTCACCGGAAATTCGATACGCTGCTGCGTATTTCCCGCTTCGGTCCAATATGCGACAAGTGTCTCGTCGTCGGCGGTGAACTCCACGTAGGCTCGACCGCTCGGGTAGCCTGTGCCCCAGAGGGCGGAGAAGGTCTGGCCGGGTTCGAGCGTGTTCGATCGTACCGAAAGGTAGTGGGGAATCTTATACGGAAAACGATCGCTATGGGGATCGATAACGGTGAAGGTCTTGCTCGCGGTGACCGGATTGCCAAAGGCGTCTTTGCTTTCGAGAGC encodes the following:
- the rho gene encoding transcription termination factor Rho; the encoded protein is RQPPPPSENDYIEGDLPKADQFPSKDACEAALADLDTENTVDLTQLFEMKVEPLASEVRALGAELEPKPGRKTALEALFKHCRENKRLFKDIGFLDTTDDGYGFVVHPASNYQLKPESVYVPASLIKEYSLKRGHEVEVIAVAPEENMRCPVALRIVSAMGSKPEEMANVTPFEDLIPYYPTERLVLETPMPSNNKKDVSMRAFDLLTPIGFGQRGLIVAPPRTGKTVLLQGLANSIQENWPDAHLIVLLIDERPEEVTDFKRRVNGEVVSSTFDETPTSHVHAAEMVVEKARRMVEQGKKVIILLDSITRLARAYNALASNSGKIMSGGIEATALQKPKRFFGSARNIEEGGSLTIMGTALVDTGSKMDEVIFEEFKGTGNMEIHLDRDLINKRIFPAINFERSGTRKEELLYHPQEMEKVYSLRRVMQGVPGVEAMEMLIKRLKVTKNNVEFLMSLK
- a CDS encoding ATPase, T2SS/T4P/T4SS family encodes the protein MADATLILQIVESRGLVSSEQLQLLRDSLETESDEDVLEALSTKGYVDRKSVLRAVAEEFAIDSIDLSTANWPQNPKELLDEELARRFKVFPLAKNRNRLRVAVSDPLMELDVLSHLLGLQVEPCLASEEDVEIAIDASYLAPHEGAAARLSREERRLVEEVSLAKRSVEIKSSLKGEDDAPIIRLVQVLISEAIRMRASDIHLEPLEARFRVRYRVDGILQEVPNPPPRHLQLPVISRIKVMAKMSIAEKRLPQDGRIQVRVEGEEYDLRVSSLPTTYGESIVMRILDKTSLMMGMPELGFLPDDQEDFERLITLPDGILLVTGPTGSGKTTTLYSCLHFLNKPDRKIITVEDPIEYQLNGINQVPVKKEIGMSFAAALKAMLRQAPNIIMVGEIRDRETAEIAINASLTGHMVFSTLHTNDAPSAVTRLVDIGVKPYLVATSLRAALAQRLVRRSCPACRERYEPSLRELAAIGLDATTAANSTFMRGRGCPECHGLGFRGRFGVFELFRVNEEVERLIYTGGATSQLRSLSRQLGMRTMREDGVRKVMAGMTTIEEVLSVTVAEPLGV
- a CDS encoding type IV pilus twitching motility protein PilT; translated protein: MSYEMDELLDLVFEEDASDLHIQVGRPPTLRLHGEMVSVDGPDLTPSDTERLMQSITPESYIQSLKMEGSADFGFAFRDKSRFRVSVLKAKGSYGLVLRQIPNDFFALDQIGIPDKIRDLLYRPRGLVLVTGPTGSGKSTTLASMINYINERRSGHIITIEDPIEYYHDHKKCIVTQREVGVDVTTFSEAIRRALRQDPDVILVGEMRDLETIEAAISAAETGHLVFGTLHTNSAAKTIDRIVDAFPANMKEMIRTQLASSVVGVISQVLCKKIGGGRVAGLEIMVTTTSISALIRDNKTYRINSDIQTGAALGMITMDTHLLSLYNRGLITARECFEKSQEPEDMRKRLIDLGAELEDS